A genomic window from Bos javanicus breed banteng chromosome 13, ARS-OSU_banteng_1.0, whole genome shotgun sequence includes:
- the PCNA gene encoding proliferating cell nuclear antigen codes for MFEARLVQGSILKKVLEALKDLINEACWDISSSGVNLQSMDSSHVSLVQLTLRSEGFDTYRCDRNLAMGVNLTSMSKILKCAGNEDIITLRAEDNADTLALVFEAPNQEKVSDYEMKLMDLDVEQLGIPEQEYSCVVKMPSGEFARICRDLSHIGDAVVISCAKDGVKFSASGELGNGNIKLSQTSNVDKEEEAVAIEMNEPVQLTFALRYLNFFTKATPLSPTVTLSMSADVPLVVEYKIADMGHLKYYLAPKIEDEEGS; via the exons ATGTTCGAGGCGCGCCTGGTCCAGGGCTCCATCTTGAAGAAAGTGCTGGAGGCGCTTAAGGATCTCATCAACGAGGCCTGCTGGGACATCAGCTCAAGTGGCGTGAACCTGCAGAGCATGGACTCGTCTCATGTCTCCTTGGTGCAGCTAACCCTTCGCTCCGAGGGCTTCGACACTTACCGCTGCGACCGCAACTTGGCCATGGGCGTGAACCTCACCAG CATGTCCAAAATACTAAAATGTGCTGGCAATGAAGACATCATTACCTTAAGAGCTGAAGATAACGCGGACACGTTGGCACTAGTATTTGAAGCTCCAA ATCAGGAAAAGGTTTCAGACTATGAAATGAAGTTAATGGATTTAGATGTTGAACAGCTTGGAATTCCA GAACAAGAGTATAGCTGTGTAGTAAAGATGCCTTCTGGTGAATTTGCACGTATATGCCGAGATCTCAGTCACATTGGAGATGCTGTTGTAATTTCCTGTGCAAAAGATGGAGTGAAATTTTCTGCAAGTGGAGAACTTGGAAATGGAAATATTAAGTTGTCACAGACAAGTAATGTTGATAAAGAGGAGGAAGCT GTTGCCATAGAGATGAATGAACCAGTTCAGCTAACTTTTGCACTGAGGTAcctgaacttctttacaaaagcCACTCCACTGTCTCCTACAGTAACACTTAGTATGTCTGCAGATGTACCCCTTG TTGTAGAGTATAAAATTGCTGATATGGGACATTTAAAGTACTATTTGGCTCCCAAGATCGAGGATGAAGAAGGATCTTAG